The following are encoded together in the Scytonema millei VB511283 genome:
- a CDS encoding KH domain-containing protein: MSLNSSIPQPANQPTHKGDRTISSDRQPDYAKLAQFLIQPFLESPNSLSVDCEFFPSTAKVWLRVAFEGEDKGRVFGRGGRNIQNIRTVITAAAAMSGHSVYLDIYGSQAFNGATSGEETGRSSDRSSAPKLREQRGESPKPVQKPRSH; this comes from the coding sequence ATGTCTTTGAACAGCTCAATACCGCAGCCAGCCAATCAACCAACTCATAAGGGCGATCGCACTATAAGTTCAGATCGACAACCAGATTACGCTAAACTAGCGCAATTTCTGATTCAGCCGTTTTTGGAGTCTCCCAACTCACTAAGCGTGGATTGCGAGTTCTTCCCCAGTACGGCGAAGGTTTGGCTTAGAGTCGCCTTTGAAGGTGAAGACAAGGGGCGAGTTTTTGGTCGCGGCGGACGCAATATTCAAAATATTCGCACGGTTATTACTGCTGCTGCTGCTATGTCAGGGCATTCAGTATATCTGGATATTTACGGTAGCCAAGCTTTTAATGGTGCGACGAGTGGGGAAGAAACCGGACGTTCATCAGACCGTTCATCTGCGCCAAAATTGAGGGAACAGCGAGGTGAGAGTCCCAAACCCGTGCAAAAACCTCGTTCTCATTAG
- the ffh gene encoding signal recognition particle protein — protein sequence MFDALADRLESAWKKLRGQDKISHANIQEALREVRRALLEADVNLQVVKDFIAEVETKAQGAEVLSGVRPDQQFIKVVYDELVEVMGETNVPLAQANTAPTVVLMAGLQGTGKTTATAKLALHLRKQDRSCLMVATDVYRPAAIDQLVTLGKQIDVPVFEMGSNADPVEIARQGVEQAKAQGVDTVIIDTAGRLQIDQDMMAELIRVKEAVQPHETLLVVDAMTGQEAANLTRTFHEQVGITGAILTKLDGDSRGGAALSVRRISGQPIKFVGVGEKVEALQPFYPDRMASRILGMGDVLTLVEKAQEEFDLADAEKMQEKILSAKFDFTDFLKQMRLLKNMGSLGGIMKLIPGMNKMSDDQLKQGETQLKRCEAMINSMTKQERKDPDLLSSSPSRRRRIARGSGYKESDVSKLVSDFQRMRAMMQQMGQGGGFPGMPNLFGGGGGMGDPYAAGSRPTPPGWRGYAGGAPAKKKKKEKKKKGFGTL from the coding sequence ATGTTTGATGCACTTGCCGATCGCCTAGAATCTGCCTGGAAAAAGCTGCGGGGACAAGATAAGATTTCCCATGCCAATATTCAAGAGGCATTGCGGGAAGTACGCCGTGCCTTATTGGAGGCGGATGTCAATTTGCAGGTAGTCAAAGATTTTATTGCTGAAGTAGAAACCAAGGCACAAGGAGCCGAGGTACTTTCTGGGGTTAGACCCGACCAGCAGTTCATCAAAGTTGTTTATGACGAACTGGTAGAAGTGATGGGGGAAACCAACGTTCCCCTAGCACAGGCAAACACAGCCCCTACCGTTGTTTTGATGGCAGGTTTGCAAGGGACGGGAAAAACTACCGCTACGGCTAAATTAGCATTACATCTACGCAAGCAAGACCGGAGTTGCTTGATGGTAGCGACAGACGTGTATCGCCCTGCGGCGATCGATCAGTTGGTGACGCTAGGTAAGCAAATTGACGTACCCGTGTTTGAAATGGGTAGTAATGCCGACCCCGTAGAGATTGCGCGACAAGGTGTCGAACAAGCCAAAGCACAAGGGGTAGATACAGTTATTATCGATACCGCTGGTCGCCTACAAATTGACCAAGACATGATGGCGGAGTTGATTCGTGTTAAAGAAGCCGTGCAACCCCACGAAACGCTGTTGGTAGTGGATGCGATGACGGGTCAAGAAGCAGCCAATCTCACCCGCACTTTCCACGAACAAGTCGGTATTACTGGGGCAATTCTTACCAAGCTGGACGGTGACAGCCGAGGTGGAGCAGCGCTTTCAGTACGACGAATCTCGGGACAGCCGATTAAGTTCGTCGGTGTCGGGGAAAAAGTAGAAGCACTACAACCCTTTTACCCCGATCGCATGGCATCGCGCATTTTAGGTATGGGCGACGTGCTGACGCTCGTAGAAAAAGCCCAAGAAGAATTTGACCTTGCCGATGCTGAGAAAATGCAAGAGAAAATTCTCTCGGCAAAATTTGACTTCACCGACTTTCTGAAGCAAATGCGGCTGCTGAAGAACATGGGTTCTTTAGGTGGCATCATGAAGCTAATTCCTGGCATGAATAAGATGTCGGACGACCAGCTGAAGCAGGGTGAAACCCAGCTCAAGCGCTGCGAAGCGATGATCAATTCCATGACAAAGCAGGAACGTAAAGACCCCGATCTATTATCTAGTTCCCCCAGCCGTCGCCGCCGGATTGCTAGAGGTTCTGGTTATAAAGAAAGCGACGTGAGCAAACTGGTGAGCGACTTTCAGAGAATGCGAGCCATGATGCAGCAGATGGGTCAAGGCGGGGGCTTCCCAGGTATGCCTAATCTGTTCGGTGGTGGCGGCGGTATGGGCGATCCCTATGCTGCTGGTAGTCGTCCTACTCCCCCTGGTTGGCGGGGCTACGCTGGCGGCGCACCTGCTAAGAAAAAGAAGAAAGAAAAGAAGAAAAAAGGATTTGGAACTCTGTGA
- the rpsP gene encoding 30S ribosomal protein S16, translating to MIKLRLKRYGKKREASYRIVAIKSSARREGRALEELGFYNPRTDETKLDVPGIVRRLQQGAQPTDTVRHILQKANVFEQLNTAASQSTNS from the coding sequence ATGATCAAACTGCGATTGAAGCGATACGGTAAAAAACGGGAAGCAAGTTACCGCATTGTGGCGATAAAAAGCAGCGCTCGGCGCGAAGGTCGTGCTTTGGAAGAGCTGGGATTCTACAACCCCAGAACTGACGAAACTAAACTAGATGTGCCAGGAATCGTAAGGCGGCTCCAACAAGGTGCTCAACCTACTGATACCGTGCGTCACATTTTACAAAAAGCTAATGTCTTTGAACAGCTCAATACCGCAGCCAGCCAATCAACCAACTCATAA